One window of the SAR324 cluster bacterium genome contains the following:
- a CDS encoding integron integrase, protein MKSTKKTGIFRPNPELKLMEQVREVLRYHHYAYRTEQTYCQWILRYIHFYGGKTHPKDLGAKQVERFLSDLAVNGQVVASTQRQALNALVFLYREVLDISLDAEIAPMRSKKETHPPTVLTKEEVRKLLLKMNGTHLLMAKLLYGGGLRLMECIRLRIQDVDFGQNKIFIRGGKGGKDRVTILPQNIRDELKSHIDRVVSLHHQDLEAGFGEVYLPNALGKKYPQGARETVWQYVFPGKQRSIDPRSGKEMRHHVLESGLQKAVKNAAREAGIHKRVGCHTLRHSFATHMLENGVNIRTLQELLGHADVKTTELYTHVMQHNLNVLKSPLDQ, encoded by the coding sequence ATGAAGTCCACAAAAAAAACAGGCATATTTCGTCCAAATCCAGAATTAAAGTTGATGGAGCAAGTTCGGGAAGTATTGCGTTATCATCATTACGCGTATCGCACAGAACAAACGTATTGCCAATGGATTTTACGGTACATTCATTTTTATGGCGGAAAAACGCATCCTAAAGATTTGGGGGCAAAACAGGTGGAACGATTTCTTTCTGATCTGGCGGTCAATGGTCAGGTGGTAGCCTCCACTCAGCGTCAGGCGTTGAATGCTCTGGTCTTTCTCTATCGGGAAGTTCTGGATATTTCACTCGATGCGGAAATTGCGCCGATGCGCTCAAAAAAAGAAACACATCCTCCAACCGTCTTGACCAAAGAAGAGGTTCGGAAGCTTTTGCTGAAGATGAACGGTACCCACTTGTTGATGGCAAAACTGCTTTATGGGGGGGGATTACGTTTGATGGAATGCATTCGGTTACGGATTCAAGATGTGGATTTCGGGCAGAACAAAATCTTTATTCGCGGAGGAAAAGGCGGAAAAGACCGGGTGACCATTTTACCTCAGAATATCAGGGATGAACTTAAATCTCACATTGACCGCGTGGTTTCGCTACATCATCAGGATCTGGAAGCAGGTTTTGGAGAAGTCTATCTTCCCAATGCTCTGGGGAAAAAATATCCTCAGGGAGCCAGAGAAACTGTATGGCAATATGTTTTTCCCGGAAAACAGCGCTCCATTGATCCACGTTCAGGAAAAGAAATGAGGCATCATGTTCTGGAATCAGGACTGCAAAAAGCGGTGAAAAATGCCGCCAGAGAAGCAGGAATTCATAAACGTGTCGGTTGTCACACCTTACGGCATAGTTTTGCCACCCATATGCTGGAAAATGGCGTTAACATTCGAACTCTTCAGGAATTATTGGGACATGCCGATGTCAAAACGACAGAACTTTATACACATGTGATGCAACATAATCTGAATGTACTCAAGAGTCCTCTGGATCAATGA
- the lpdA gene encoding dihydrolipoyl dehydrogenase — MEQIQTNTVVIGGGPGGYAAAIRLGQLGIETVLIEKEHVGGTCLNVGCIPSKALLHASASFTHMKKEAPVLGIHVAEPTINWAETIGWKDGIVKQLVQGIQGLLKNNKVQLIKGSGKLLGPNQVEVDSLSPVRIDCQNIILATGSKVLNLPPFPVDQQKILDSTGLLSLKTIPQSMVMLGGGIIGMEMGTVYAALGTKVTIVEMLDRILPTCESESAGLVAREFKKMGGDVFTSTKAVSCDTSGKRIRLTCEKEGKSLILEADLLAVTVGRRPNFDNLNLEVLGLQLDKGRIPVNDQLQTIFPNVYAIGDVINGPMLAHKATAEGVLAAEIISGEKASREDLRIIPDVVYTKPEVANAGLLEEQALARDIPIKVGKFPIAALGRSLTTNEALGYVKYVADAADDRILGATIVSYKASEMIAEATLAIEMGATLEDVALTIHPHPSFSEGHMEAAAAALKKAIHIFNK; from the coding sequence ATGGAACAGATTCAAACAAATACAGTAGTCATTGGCGGTGGTCCGGGTGGATACGCCGCGGCCATTCGATTGGGACAGCTTGGTATCGAAACCGTGCTGATTGAAAAAGAACATGTCGGCGGCACCTGTCTGAATGTCGGGTGTATTCCTTCCAAAGCACTGCTTCATGCGTCAGCCAGTTTTACGCACATGAAAAAAGAAGCGCCTGTGCTGGGAATTCATGTGGCGGAGCCTACCATCAACTGGGCAGAAACCATTGGCTGGAAAGACGGGATCGTGAAACAACTGGTGCAGGGAATTCAGGGACTTCTAAAAAACAACAAGGTTCAGCTCATCAAAGGCTCAGGAAAGTTGCTGGGACCCAATCAGGTGGAAGTTGACAGTCTTTCCCCGGTGCGGATCGACTGTCAGAACATTATTCTGGCAACCGGCTCCAAAGTCCTCAATCTGCCACCTTTTCCCGTAGATCAGCAAAAAATTCTGGATTCTACCGGGCTTCTTTCGCTCAAGACCATTCCACAATCCATGGTGATGCTGGGCGGTGGAATCATTGGCATGGAAATGGGAACGGTCTATGCGGCACTTGGCACCAAAGTTACCATTGTGGAAATGCTGGATCGAATTCTTCCCACCTGCGAATCCGAATCCGCGGGATTGGTTGCCAGGGAATTTAAAAAAATGGGTGGCGATGTTTTCACTTCGACCAAAGCTGTTTCGTGCGACACTTCCGGGAAGAGGATCAGGCTGACTTGTGAGAAAGAGGGAAAAAGCCTGATTCTCGAAGCCGATTTGTTGGCCGTCACGGTGGGGCGACGACCCAATTTTGACAATCTCAATCTGGAGGTTCTGGGACTGCAACTGGATAAAGGCAGAATTCCGGTCAATGACCAGCTTCAAACCATTTTCCCGAATGTGTATGCGATTGGGGATGTCATCAATGGCCCCATGCTGGCTCACAAGGCTACAGCCGAAGGTGTGCTTGCCGCTGAAATCATTTCCGGAGAAAAAGCCTCAAGAGAGGACCTCCGGATTATTCCTGACGTGGTTTATACCAAACCGGAAGTGGCTAACGCCGGCTTGCTGGAAGAACAGGCCCTCGCCCGGGATATTCCCATAAAAGTCGGAAAATTCCCGATCGCCGCACTGGGCCGCTCACTCACCACCAATGAAGCGCTGGGGTATGTGAAATATGTGGCTGACGCCGCTGATGACCGAATCCTTGGCGCAACCATTGTTTCCTACAAGGCCTCAGAAATGATTGCGGAAGCAACCCTGGCGATTGAAATGGGCGCAACCCTGGAAGATGTCGCGTTGACCATCCATCCGCATCCCAGTTTCAGTGAAGGACACATGGAAGCCGCCGCCGCGGCCTTGAAAAAAGCTATCCATATTTTTAACAAATGA
- the aceE gene encoding pyruvate dehydrogenase (acetyl-transferring), homodimeric type — protein sequence MAPENKTRNEEEELELVEWLESLDYVLEKEGTGRARFLIQSLQHHAFQKGLRFTYSAHTPYMNTIPTEEEPAYPGNVNLEWMIRSYIRWNAMAMVIRAQRDGSDVGGHISSFASCATLYEVGFNHFFRARSPEYGGDSIYFQGHVAPGIYARAFLEGRLTEQQLNNFRKELHPGGGLSSYPHPRLMRDFWQFPTVSMGLGPLMAIYHARFNRYLEDRGLKPKNGGKVWCFMGDGESDEPESLGAIGLAGREKLDNLIFVVNCNLQRLDGPVRGNGKIIQELEGHFRGAGWNVLKVIWGRRWNQLFARDEHGILAKRAMEAVDGDYQKYSVEPPSYVREHFFGKYPELAKLVAHMTDEDLMKLNRGGHDPYKIFAAYQAATEYHHGPTVILAKTVKGYGLGESAEAKNITHSQKKLTEAELRKFRTRFSIPLSDKDVADAPFYMPPQDSPEMQYMRAQREKLGGSLPRRMSQCISLKLPEDKVFEEFHKGSEGREVSTTMVYVRMLTKLMKDKEIGKYIVPIVPDEARTFGMESLFRAYGIYASKGQLYSPVDSDTLLYYKESTDGQILEEGINEAGAMSSFIAAGCSYATNGIPMIPFYTFYSMFGFQRVGDLAWAAGDLMCRGFLIGGTSGRTTLNGEGLQHQDGHSHVLASTIPNLITYDPSFSYELAVILKDGLRRMYVEQQNVFYYLTVCNENYEHPAMPEGVEEGILKGIYKLKKVKPGAVHVHLFGSGSLINSALEAQTILEKYKVTADVWSVTSYGELRRDGLDCDRWNLLNPLEPEKIPYVTQVLKNESGSVVVASSDYMKALPDSIEKWVPQTMISLGTDGFGMSETRTALRDHFEVDARHMVYAALGALVRKGELNKKVLQQAAKDLEIRSDKRDPMSLA from the coding sequence ATGGCTCCCGAAAATAAAACGAGAAACGAAGAGGAAGAACTTGAATTGGTTGAATGGCTGGAATCGCTGGATTATGTTCTGGAAAAAGAAGGAACAGGCCGGGCCAGATTTCTGATTCAGTCTTTACAGCATCATGCGTTTCAAAAAGGATTGCGATTCACGTATTCAGCGCACACCCCCTACATGAACACCATTCCGACGGAAGAAGAACCGGCTTATCCCGGTAATGTCAATCTGGAATGGATGATTCGCAGTTATATTCGCTGGAATGCCATGGCCATGGTGATTCGTGCCCAGCGTGACGGCTCGGATGTCGGGGGACACATTTCCTCCTTCGCTTCATGTGCCACCCTGTATGAGGTTGGCTTCAATCATTTTTTCCGTGCCCGTTCTCCGGAATATGGGGGCGATTCGATTTACTTTCAGGGGCACGTAGCTCCCGGAATTTACGCCCGCGCCTTTCTGGAAGGCCGTCTTACCGAGCAACAATTGAATAATTTCAGAAAAGAACTGCATCCCGGCGGCGGACTTTCCTCTTACCCGCATCCCCGATTGATGCGCGATTTCTGGCAATTCCCCACAGTGTCCATGGGACTGGGACCGTTGATGGCCATTTATCACGCCCGCTTCAATCGCTATCTGGAAGACCGCGGACTCAAACCTAAAAATGGCGGCAAAGTCTGGTGCTTCATGGGCGATGGTGAAAGCGATGAACCGGAATCTTTAGGCGCGATTGGTCTGGCCGGACGTGAAAAACTCGATAATCTGATTTTCGTGGTCAATTGCAACCTTCAGCGACTGGATGGGCCTGTGCGGGGCAATGGAAAAATCATTCAGGAACTGGAAGGTCATTTTCGCGGCGCGGGTTGGAATGTCCTCAAGGTGATCTGGGGCCGGAGATGGAATCAGTTATTTGCCCGTGATGAACATGGAATTCTGGCAAAACGAGCCATGGAAGCCGTGGATGGGGATTATCAGAAATATTCGGTGGAACCACCGTCGTATGTGCGGGAACATTTTTTTGGAAAATATCCTGAACTGGCCAAATTGGTGGCGCACATGACCGATGAGGACCTGATGAAACTCAATCGGGGCGGACATGATCCCTACAAAATTTTCGCCGCTTATCAGGCCGCGACTGAATATCACCATGGCCCAACGGTCATTCTGGCCAAAACCGTCAAAGGCTATGGTTTGGGCGAAAGCGCGGAAGCCAAAAACATCACGCATTCGCAAAAAAAGCTGACAGAAGCCGAACTTAGAAAATTCCGTACCCGTTTTTCCATTCCGTTGTCAGACAAAGATGTGGCGGACGCGCCTTTTTATATGCCGCCGCAAGACAGTCCTGAAATGCAGTATATGCGTGCCCAACGCGAAAAACTCGGTGGATCCCTGCCACGGAGAATGTCACAGTGCATTTCCCTGAAATTGCCTGAAGACAAGGTGTTTGAAGAGTTTCATAAAGGCTCTGAAGGGCGGGAGGTTTCCACCACAATGGTCTATGTCAGAATGCTCACCAAACTCATGAAAGATAAGGAAATCGGCAAATATATTGTGCCTATTGTTCCTGATGAGGCACGGACCTTTGGCATGGAAAGCCTGTTCCGCGCCTATGGAATTTACGCCTCCAAAGGACAATTGTATTCCCCGGTGGATTCAGACACGTTGCTGTATTACAAGGAATCCACCGATGGACAGATTCTTGAAGAAGGCATCAATGAAGCCGGTGCGATGTCGTCCTTCATCGCGGCAGGATGTTCTTATGCGACCAATGGAATTCCGATGATTCCGTTTTACACCTTTTATTCCATGTTCGGGTTCCAGCGTGTGGGCGATCTGGCGTGGGCCGCGGGGGATTTGATGTGCCGCGGATTTCTGATCGGAGGCACCTCCGGACGGACGACCCTCAACGGCGAAGGACTTCAGCATCAGGATGGACACAGCCATGTTCTGGCAAGCACCATTCCCAACCTGATCACCTATGATCCATCCTTTTCCTATGAACTCGCGGTGATTCTCAAAGATGGTCTGCGCAGAATGTATGTGGAACAGCAGAACGTGTTCTATTACCTCACGGTTTGCAATGAAAACTATGAGCATCCGGCAATGCCTGAAGGCGTTGAAGAGGGCATTCTCAAGGGAATTTACAAACTTAAAAAAGTGAAGCCCGGAGCGGTTCATGTCCACTTGTTTGGTAGCGGAAGCCTCATCAATTCTGCTCTGGAAGCCCAAACCATTCTGGAAAAATATAAAGTCACCGCGGATGTGTGGAGTGTGACTTCCTATGGAGAACTCAGACGCGACGGACTGGACTGTGACCGCTGGAACCTGCTCAATCCGCTGGAACCGGAAAAAATTCCCTATGTGACACAAGTTCTGAAAAATGAATCAGGCTCCGTGGTCGTTGCTTCCAGTGATTATATGAAAGCACTGCCGGATTCGATCGAAAAATGGGTCCCCCAAACCATGATTTCACTGGGAACAGACGGGTTTGGCATGAGTGAGACACGAACAGCCCTGAGAGATCATTTTGAAGTGGATGCCCGGCACATGGTTTATGCGGCCTTGGGCGCGCTGGTCAGAAAAGGTGAACTGAACAAAAAAGTGCTTCAGCAAGCCGCTAAAGATCTGGAAATTCGTTCTGACAAACGGGATCCCATGTCACTGGCTTAA
- a CDS encoding dihydrolipoyllysine-residue acetyltransferase: MAKEFKLPDLGDGIKGGDVINILVAPGDTLQVNDPVIEIETDKATVEVPCDIAGKIVKILVKTGDHIEIGASLMTLETAEAAESSAPAKPVASKQAPASASTPPVQDESRKAAPSTPAYNLKKDDGPVVEQLKTPDLGDSIVEAQITSILISAGQKINVNTPVVEAESDKATFEIPSTLNGTVKSLFVAIGDKVRAGQLLAEVEISREADKTEPVKTPQPQSARAEKQPQREPLVMEKPTVSPVSRPGKVVPASPGTRRFAREIGVDIAQVPGSGPHGRISKEDVKHYSRELHTKRRGASVTGMSSPPLPDFSKFGKVERIKMSNIREATARNMTTAWNTIPHVTQFDKANITQIEALRKQFKPMLEAEGSNLTITGILIKVLAMALQKYPQFNTAVDMENMAIVQKHYRNIGVAVETPNGLVVPVIRNADQKNLFTISSELSEFSKKARAKKLSPSDMQGGCITVTNLGGIAGTGFTPIVNWPETSILGVSKSSMEPVYKNGTFEPALMMPLSLSYDHRVIDGADAARFLKYVVEVLESPFIISLMG, translated from the coding sequence ATGGCTAAAGAATTCAAACTGCCTGATCTGGGGGATGGCATCAAGGGTGGAGATGTGATCAATATATTGGTCGCACCCGGTGACACACTTCAGGTGAATGACCCTGTTATTGAAATTGAAACTGACAAAGCAACTGTGGAAGTGCCCTGCGATATTGCGGGCAAAATCGTAAAAATATTGGTGAAAACCGGCGATCATATCGAAATTGGTGCCAGCCTCATGACGCTTGAAACCGCTGAAGCCGCAGAATCGTCTGCTCCTGCCAAACCTGTTGCTTCAAAGCAAGCTCCGGCGTCGGCATCAACACCTCCCGTTCAGGATGAATCCCGTAAAGCGGCACCTTCGACACCAGCCTACAATCTGAAAAAAGACGATGGTCCTGTGGTGGAACAACTCAAAACACCGGATCTGGGGGACAGCATTGTCGAGGCTCAGATCACATCGATTCTGATTTCGGCAGGGCAAAAAATCAATGTGAACACCCCTGTGGTGGAAGCCGAATCAGACAAGGCGACTTTTGAAATTCCCTCCACCTTGAACGGAACCGTAAAATCACTGTTTGTCGCCATTGGAGACAAGGTGCGGGCTGGACAGTTGCTGGCTGAGGTTGAAATCAGCCGGGAAGCAGACAAAACAGAACCTGTCAAAACACCCCAACCACAATCAGCCAGGGCGGAAAAACAGCCTCAACGGGAACCACTGGTCATGGAAAAACCAACCGTATCGCCAGTGAGCCGTCCTGGAAAAGTTGTGCCCGCGTCTCCGGGAACCCGCAGATTTGCCCGTGAAATTGGCGTGGATATCGCTCAGGTTCCCGGTTCGGGGCCTCATGGAAGAATTTCCAAAGAGGATGTGAAACATTATTCACGGGAACTGCACACCAAACGGCGTGGCGCCTCTGTAACCGGCATGAGTTCTCCGCCGCTTCCCGATTTTTCAAAATTCGGCAAGGTGGAACGGATCAAGATGAGCAACATCCGGGAAGCCACTGCCCGAAACATGACCACTGCCTGGAATACCATTCCGCATGTGACCCAGTTTGACAAAGCCAACATCACTCAGATTGAAGCATTGCGCAAACAATTCAAACCCATGCTGGAAGCCGAAGGCTCCAATTTAACAATCACCGGAATTCTGATCAAGGTGCTGGCGATGGCTCTGCAAAAATATCCGCAGTTCAATACGGCGGTGGATATGGAAAACATGGCCATTGTGCAGAAACATTACCGCAATATCGGTGTCGCGGTCGAAACCCCCAATGGCCTGGTGGTTCCTGTGATCCGGAATGCCGACCAGAAAAATCTGTTCACGATTTCCAGTGAATTGAGTGAGTTTTCCAAAAAAGCCCGTGCGAAAAAACTGTCACCCTCTGATATGCAGGGCGGATGCATCACTGTGACCAATCTGGGAGGAATCGCCGGCACCGGATTCACCCCGATTGTCAACTGGCCTGAAACCTCCATCCTTGGTGTTTCCAAGAGTTCCATGGAACCGGTCTATAAAAATGGAACCTTTGAACCGGCACTCATGATGCCGCTTTCGCTGTCCTATGATCACCGTGTCATTGATGGTGCCGATGCGGCCCGATTTCTGAAATATGTTGTGGAAGTGCTGGAAAGTCCGTTTATTATTTCATTGATGGGGTAA
- a CDS encoding chemotaxis protein CheX — MRVEYINPFLASTMKVLQTMAMTDAKPGKPYKKEDQSTHGVISAIIPLTGGTRGSISISFTESCIVSIVNNMLGESYEALNDDVADAVGELTNMISGEARRELAEEGFIFQAGIPALIKGDNHLLEHGIHGIVAAIPFKTKDGTFTVEACFESEQYFDQSAENQKKAAIKESNSALIPIQLSSFMSDNHTKFRSYALKPNSQVMAPNFFLVPEYIGPTEGNDYCNFTALEIHICPETLFASNVLNYFRHSQNPTNELLEDPALKERFTIQMEPMKDMLGGLSKTMNTVKRTTENAVLAYQLAMRTSELLYSYDSDKFGNELHKLGEYALKAAVLAKIEKSMDREQEFLGIALGAYRKILPTAMGEQFFRCCFRVVALSVYLEEYASAKSSISMMIKHYQEHSSEIVPESAPRIKRYIQLVDKIFKAKEDYSMSRHQDRTNYQFLE, encoded by the coding sequence ATGCGAGTAGAATATATCAATCCATTTTTGGCTTCAACAATGAAAGTTCTCCAGACGATGGCCATGACAGATGCCAAGCCCGGAAAACCTTACAAGAAAGAAGATCAATCTACTCATGGAGTGATTTCGGCTATCATTCCCCTGACTGGTGGTACCAGAGGCAGTATCAGCATCAGTTTTACGGAAAGCTGTATTGTTTCGATTGTGAACAACATGCTGGGCGAATCCTATGAGGCGCTCAACGATGATGTCGCTGATGCCGTCGGCGAATTGACCAACATGATTTCCGGGGAAGCCCGTAGAGAACTGGCTGAAGAAGGATTTATCTTTCAGGCAGGTATTCCCGCGCTCATCAAGGGAGATAACCATTTACTGGAACATGGAATTCATGGAATTGTCGCGGCCATTCCCTTCAAAACAAAAGATGGAACATTTACAGTTGAAGCCTGTTTTGAATCAGAACAATATTTCGATCAGTCTGCGGAAAACCAGAAAAAAGCGGCAATCAAAGAATCCAACTCTGCGCTCATCCCGATTCAACTCAGTTCATTCATGAGTGACAACCACACAAAATTCAGAAGTTACGCGCTCAAACCCAACAGTCAGGTCATGGCCCCTAATTTTTTCCTGGTACCTGAATACATCGGTCCGACAGAAGGCAATGATTACTGTAACTTTACTGCCCTTGAAATTCATATCTGCCCGGAAACACTGTTTGCCAGCAATGTTCTGAATTACTTTCGACATTCACAGAATCCTACTAATGAACTTTTGGAAGATCCCGCCTTGAAGGAACGGTTCACGATCCAGATGGAACCCATGAAAGACATGCTGGGAGGACTTTCCAAAACAATGAACACGGTCAAGCGAACGACAGAAAACGCTGTGCTGGCCTATCAGCTTGCGATGCGTACATCCGAACTGCTGTACAGTTATGATTCAGACAAATTTGGCAATGAACTTCACAAATTGGGCGAATACGCGCTGAAAGCCGCGGTGTTGGCAAAGATTGAGAAATCCATGGATCGTGAACAGGAATTTCTGGGAATCGCTTTGGGGGCTTACCGCAAAATTCTGCCCACAGCGATGGGCGAGCAGTTTTTCCGTTGCTGTTTCAGAGTGGTTGCGCTTTCCGTCTATCTGGAAGAATATGCTTCAGCAAAATCATCCATTTCCATGATGATCAAACACTATCAGGAGCATTCTTCAGAGATCGTTCCTGAAAGTGCTCCCCGTATTAAACGATACATTCAACTGGTGGATAAAATTTTCAAAGCCAAAGAAGATTACTCCATGAGTCGCCATCAGGATCGAACCAATTACCAGTTCCTGGAATAG
- a CDS encoding Hpt domain-containing protein has product MIRQILLMTCACLGLWLIAGCGNVDNTGVRNGHISLKNTARAYRLTGTWLLHSGNEARVIPDWNDGKWRSWQVPDGQITLTLDETEKYNSWLGLEFEISPEFEGHPMSLLIPVNGNYTVILNGQRLHEYRELGEIVQTGPTQFHFDARDLRPGKNRLLLEGTRLIGVSGPSPEIFLGLTDVVNTRYIFRWAWNAILTGVFVFLAFYHWQMFFKRRTAIAYFWFGCVLLSNAMWVLFNPYLAFSIFPENTWVWLIWWFTIPLTMLSYLPYFHYTFDYPVTRWTKMLVGIIAAWALIPASDLIFNDWTKWTFKIGLPVIGPVSLLFYIYTGVLLTRAIREKQVGASLMSLGMFVVIASSVNDQLMNMNVYQAPLLLGEGTLFFMICLTIAQANRFAAVHEALDRSHKIIEDYSRTLEQKVDERTRQLRQKTTDIQSMLQNMDQGILTVTEEMLIHPEYSRYLEEIFETNHVAGRDVMEFMFDRTDLGVDARYSIETAIGACVGEHMANFIINSHIFPLEMVYILPEGRNKYLELSWGPICDEDEFIEKILICVRDMTEIRKLREQAGQQKRDLEIISHILGVSQEKIFEFFTSAHEFLEENRKLLTQTAHKDGEVLDLLFRNMHTIKGNARTYALLFITNVVHEAEQTYDELRRNPDSVWNPEQLLAQLAEVRRIIEDYEQINIKKLGRKGPGRRGDAERFFMVEKEKIKQALLTIQQTDHDDLIALQALVHELNNTLSLIGMTTVRDALSGVLDSLPSLAQELGKQPPAIHIQSEGVYIKNQITGLLRNVFMHIFRNSLDHGIESPDSRKANSKSAQGNISLQCSVEGDLLVFRYQDDGAGLNIKRLREKGIEKQSLPPDGGTRQAVAELIFHSGLSTAEKVSEISGRGVGMDAVKNFIEREQGTVKIEFTGQTEGAYQTFAFVLTFPAKFAVKIDG; this is encoded by the coding sequence ATGATTCGCCAAATTTTGTTAATGACATGCGCCTGCCTTGGTTTGTGGCTAATCGCGGGCTGTGGAAATGTGGACAACACCGGTGTCAGGAATGGTCATATTTCGTTGAAAAACACGGCTCGTGCCTATCGTCTGACGGGAACATGGTTGTTGCATTCGGGGAATGAAGCCCGGGTGATTCCTGACTGGAATGATGGGAAATGGCGTTCGTGGCAGGTCCCTGATGGTCAGATCACCCTGACTCTGGATGAAACAGAAAAATACAATTCCTGGCTGGGCCTTGAATTTGAAATCAGTCCCGAGTTTGAGGGGCATCCCATGAGTCTGCTGATTCCCGTCAATGGAAATTACACCGTCATCCTGAACGGACAGCGCCTCCATGAATACCGGGAACTGGGCGAAATTGTGCAGACAGGTCCCACCCAGTTTCATTTTGATGCCAGAGATCTGCGACCGGGAAAAAACAGGCTCCTGCTGGAAGGCACCCGTCTGATTGGCGTGAGTGGCCCCAGTCCGGAAATATTTCTGGGTTTGACCGATGTGGTGAACACGAGATATATCTTTCGCTGGGCCTGGAATGCCATTCTGACCGGCGTGTTTGTCTTTCTGGCGTTTTATCACTGGCAGATGTTTTTTAAACGACGCACAGCCATTGCCTATTTCTGGTTTGGCTGTGTGTTGCTGTCAAACGCGATGTGGGTGCTGTTCAACCCCTATCTCGCGTTTTCTATTTTTCCGGAAAACACATGGGTCTGGCTTATATGGTGGTTCACCATTCCATTGACCATGCTGTCCTATCTGCCCTATTTTCATTACACTTTTGATTATCCTGTGACACGCTGGACCAAAATGCTGGTGGGCATTATTGCGGCATGGGCATTGATTCCCGCATCCGATTTGATTTTTAACGACTGGACCAAATGGACCTTCAAAATCGGATTGCCTGTTATTGGCCCTGTCTCTCTTCTTTTTTATATTTATACCGGAGTGTTGCTCACACGGGCTATTCGGGAAAAACAGGTCGGTGCTTCATTGATGTCGTTGGGTATGTTTGTCGTCATTGCCAGTTCAGTCAATGATCAGTTGATGAACATGAATGTCTATCAGGCTCCCTTGTTGCTTGGTGAAGGAACCCTGTTTTTCATGATCTGTCTGACCATTGCCCAGGCCAACCGTTTTGCCGCAGTGCATGAAGCACTGGATCGATCGCACAAAATTATTGAAGACTACAGTCGAACTCTCGAACAAAAAGTGGATGAACGCACCCGCCAGTTGCGTCAGAAAACGACAGACATTCAGAGCATGTTACAGAATATGGATCAGGGCATACTGACTGTGACCGAAGAAATGCTGATTCATCCCGAATATTCCCGCTATCTGGAAGAAATTTTTGAAACAAACCACGTGGCTGGCAGGGACGTCATGGAATTCATGTTTGACCGCACCGATCTGGGAGTCGATGCGCGGTACAGCATCGAGACCGCCATTGGTGCCTGTGTCGGTGAACACATGGCAAATTTCATCATCAACTCTCACATTTTCCCGCTTGAAATGGTTTATATTCTGCCGGAAGGGCGCAATAAATATCTTGAGTTGTCCTGGGGGCCTATTTGTGATGAAGATGAGTTTATTGAAAAAATTCTCATTTGCGTCAGGGATATGACAGAAATCAGGAAACTGCGGGAACAAGCCGGACAACAAAAAAGAGATCTGGAAATCATTTCTCATATATTGGGCGTTTCTCAGGAAAAGATTTTTGAGTTCTTTACCAGTGCCCATGAATTTCTCGAAGAAAACCGGAAACTGCTCACTCAAACCGCTCACAAGGATGGCGAAGTGCTGGATTTATTATTCAGGAATATGCACACCATCAAAGGCAATGCCCGAACCTATGCCCTGCTGTTCATCACGAATGTGGTTCATGAGGCCGAACAGACGTATGATGAACTGCGACGGAATCCCGATTCAGTCTGGAATCCGGAACAATTACTGGCACAACTGGCAGAGGTTCGCCGAATCATTGAAGACTATGAACAGATCAACATCAAAAAACTGGGCCGGAAAGGTCCGGGTCGCCGTGGTGACGCGGAACGATTTTTCATGGTGGAAAAGGAAAAAATCAAACAAGCACTGCTCACTATTCAACAGACAGACCATGACGACCTGATCGCGCTTCAAGCCCTGGTGCATGAGCTTAACAACACACTTTCGCTGATCGGCATGACCACTGTCCGGGATGCGCTTTCCGGCGTCTTGGACTCGTTGCCGTCGCTGGCACAGGAATTGGGAAAACAGCCGCCTGCTATCCATATTCAATCAGAGGGTGTTTATATCAAAAACCAGATTACAGGATTGCTGCGTAATGTGTTCATGCACATCTTCAGAAACTCCCTGGATCACGGAATTGAATCTCCTGATTCACGAAAGGCAAACAGTAAATCCGCTCAGGGCAATATCTCGTTGCAATGTTCTGTAGAGGGTGACCTGCTGGTTTTCAGGTATCAGGATGACGGGGCCGGCCTGAACATCAAACGATTGCGTGAAAAAGGGATTGAGAAACAGAGTTTACCACCTGATGGCGGAACCCGTCAGGCTGTGGCTGAACTTATTTTTCATTCAGGCTTGTCCACTGCTGAAAAGGTCTCTGAAATTTCAGGCCGTGGGGTAGGAATGGATGCCGTAAAAAATTTCATTGAACGTGAACAGGGAACCGTCAAGATTGAATTCACCGGACAAACAGAAGGGGCTTATCAAACCTTTGCGTTTGTGCTGACCTTTCCTGCAAAATTCGCGGTGAAAATTGACGGATAA